In Amaranthus tricolor cultivar Red isolate AtriRed21 chromosome 5, ASM2621246v1, whole genome shotgun sequence, a genomic segment contains:
- the LOC130813608 gene encoding uncharacterized protein LOC130813608 codes for MKRANWLRFNPRPTTSWSLWKICKIRDIMSNWMVKDRYSIASIYKEYTLQQAPVAWAKFAWHRPSITKERFIFWLAFQNKLKTRDKLKKIGLPDDDSCPMCASAVKTLEHTFFNCVFSSQCLAALSHWLGVPLQNSNLVRLAQKKWNASGFKRKVIITSLCYHIWKARNDAIWGST; via the coding sequence ATGAAGAGGGCTAATTGGTTACGTTTCAACCCTCGTCCTACAACAAGTTGGTCTCTATGGAAAATCTGCAAAATTAGAGACATTATGAGTAACTGGATGGTAAAGGATAGATATAGCATTGCTTCAATCTACAAGGAGTACACTCTTCAGCAAGCTCCTGTTGCCTGGGCTAAGTTTGCGTGGCACAGACCTTCTATCACAAAGGAAAGATTCATCTTTTGGCTTGCCTTTCAAAACAAGCTAAAGACCCGGGATAAGCTCAAGAAAATCGGGCTTCCTGACGATGACAGCTGCCCTATGTGCGCATCTGCAGTTAAAACCTTGGAACACACTTTCTTCAACTGTGTGTTCAGCTCCCAATGTCTTGCTGCTCTATCTCATTGGTTAGGTGTACCCTTACAAAACTCCAACTTAGTAAGGCTAGCTCAAAAGAAATGGAATGCCTCTGGTTTTAAAAGGAAAGTGATCATCACTAGTCTCTGCTATCACATCTGGAAAGCCCGAAATGATGCTATTTGGGGCTCAACATGA
- the LOC130813015 gene encoding auxin-induced in root cultures protein 12: MSSSSFPFLLFSLFLFVIHPTFFQSTIPSCKSLKFSNRTFANCNDLPTLNAVLHWTYNPSNSSLSMAFTAKPSQPNGWVAWGLNPNGKGMAGAQALLALKTDPSSPITVSTYDIKSYGEINKGPISFKVGSLLAEETGSAYTIFGTWELPTGQAKFNQIWQVGPVTNGKISKHEFAPPNLGAKQVLSLSGSTGPAASPSGTPSDPTVSPLSSAPSGAKIVGSAPAPGSGENAGERLVSSALALGALAVSFLF, translated from the coding sequence ATGTCTTCTTCCTCGTTCCCATTCCTCCTTTTCTCATTATTTCTCTTCGTCATTCACCCAACATTCTTTCAATCAACCATTCCATCCTGCAAATCTCTCAAATTCTCCAACCGAACATTCGCTAATTGTAATGATCTTCCTACCCTTAATGCCGTCCTTCATTGGACATACAACCCATCAAACTCTTCCCTTTCCATGGCCTTCACTGCTAAACCTTCTCAACCCAATGGTTGGGTTGCTTGGGGTTTAAACCCAAATGGTAAAGGTATGGCCGGAGCCCAAGCCCTTTTAGCCCTAAAAACCGACCCGTCTAGTCCCATTACTGTTAGCACATACGATATCAAATCTTATGGGGAAATCAATAAGGGTCCAATTTCTTTCAAGGTTGGTTCTCTTCTTGCGGAGGAAACCGGGTCTGCGTATACTATTTTTGGTACGTGGGAATTACCAACGGGTCAGGCAAAGTTTAACCAGATTTGGCAAGTGGGTCCGGTTACTAATGGTAAGATTAGTAAACATGAATTTGCCCCTCCTAATTTGGGTGCCAAACAGGTGCTTAGTTTGTCCGGCAGTACTGGACCCGCTGCTTCGCCGTCGGGTACACCGTCGGATCCTACCGTTTCTCCTTTGAGTTCTGCTCCTTCCGGTGCAAAGATTGTGGGCTCAGCTCCAGCGCCGGGGAGTGGTGAAAATGCAGGGGAGAGATTAGTTTCTAGTGCTTTGGCGTTGGGAGCTCTTGCAGTTTCTTTCTTGTTTTAA
- the LOC130813014 gene encoding cytochrome b561 and DOMON domain-containing protein At4g12980-like: MASLILSLFIILNSISLSFSSTCTSPKLTSSFTSCNELPSLGSSLHYSYNPTNKSLSVAFTATPSSPNGWVAWGINPTSTGMGGTQAILAFRNSDGSMSVKTFDISSYSSIVPGKLSYQVYDKKAVFNSADGSITIFATIENHGGKNNHVWQVGPSVTKDFPDKHDFKPANLNAKGVLDLSVSGGDSGSSTASPSSSDPITKKKNTHGILNAISWGLLFPVGAIIARYVRTFESADPAWFYVHVTCQISGYAIGVAGWATGLQLGSKSVEIVNKSHRYIGIALFALATLQIFALFLRPKKEHKLRFYWNIYHHSIGYAIIILGIINVFKGLTILDPAKKWKSTYVSILIVLGGITVLLEVFTWVVVLLRRSSRSTKPYA, encoded by the exons ATGGCTTCCTTGATTCtctctttattcatcattttaaattcaatttctctttctttttcctcAACATGCACATCCCCAAAACTCACTTCTTCTTTTACATCATGCAATGAACTCCCATCTCTTGGTTCTTCCCTTCATTATTCATATAACCCAACAAATAAATCACTTTCCGTTGCTTTTACTGCAACCCCTTCTTCTCCTAATGGTTGGGTTGCTTGGGGAATTAACCCCACTTCAACTGGTATGGGTGGTACTCAAGCAATTCTTGCTTTTAGAAATTCTGATGGTTCAATGTCTGTTAAAACTTTCGATATTTCATCTTATTCCTCAATTGTTCCTGGGAAATTGTCATATCAAGTGTATGACAAAAAAGCAGTCTTTAATTCTGCAGATGGGTCTATAACCATTTTTgcaacaattgaaaatcatggtggGAAAAATAACCATGTTTGGCAAGTGGGTCCCTCAGTTACTAAAGATTTTCCTGATAAACATGACTTTAAGCCTGCAAATCTCAATGCAAAAGGTGTTCTGGATTTGTCTGTTTCTGGTGGTGATAGTGGCAGTAGTACAGCTTCACCAAGTTCAAGTGATCCAATCACTAAGAAGAAAAAT ACTCATGGAATATTGAATGCTATTAGTTGGGGACTATTGTTTCCAGTTGGAGCTATTATAGCAAGATATGTGAGAACATTTGAGTCTGCAGATCCTGCTTGGTTTTATGTTCATGTTACTTGCCAAATATCTGGATATGCTATTGGTGTTGCTGGCTGGGCCACCGGTCTTCAACTCGGGAGTAAGTCAGTAGAGATTGTTAATAAGAGCCATCGCTACATTGGGATCGCCCTCTTTGCCCTTGCTACTCTACAG ATATTCGCACTGTTTCTAAGACCCAAGAAAGAGCATAAGTTGAGATTTTACTGGAACATCTATCACCACAGTATTGGATACGCCATTATCATCCTCGGAATCATCAATGTATTCAAAGGCCTAACAATACTCGACCCTGCAAAGAAATGGAAATCCACATATGTTAGCATTCTTATCGTGTTAGGAGGCATTACTGTGTTGCTCGAAGTCTTTACTTGGGTCGTGGTTTTACTTAGGAGATCTAGTCGATCCACCAAGCCATACGCTTAA